The following are from one region of the Stanieria sp. NIES-3757 genome:
- a CDS encoding cobalbumin biosynthesis protein: MNSIQAGSQRVILVTGASRSGKSEWAEILAQQTNKSVIYIATAIVDSTDLEWQARIAKHQSRRPQQWQTLVVTKDLVTVINNAVASDCLLIDSLGTWVANLLDLDASIWSEITNNLISSLTTTSAEIILVGEETGWGVVPAYESGRLFRDRLGDLLRQIGGIADTVYLVVGGQILNLTQLGQPLK, translated from the coding sequence ATGAATTCGATTCAAGCAGGTTCTCAGCGGGTTATCTTAGTAACTGGAGCCTCTCGTTCAGGAAAAAGTGAATGGGCAGAAATACTAGCACAGCAAACTAATAAATCTGTAATTTATATTGCTACTGCTATAGTAGATTCTACCGATCTAGAATGGCAAGCTCGAATTGCTAAACACCAATCTAGAAGACCCCAACAATGGCAAACTTTAGTAGTAACGAAAGATTTAGTAACAGTTATTAATAATGCTGTAGCTTCTGACTGCTTATTAATCGATTCTTTAGGAACTTGGGTTGCTAATTTATTGGACTTAGACGCTTCAATTTGGTCAGAAATTACTAATAATTTAATTAGTAGTTTAACTACGACTTCTGCTGAAATAATTTTGGTAGGAGAAGAAACAGGTTGGGGTGTCGTTCCTGCCTATGAATCTGGTAGACTCTTTCGCGATCGCTTGGGCGATCTTTTACGACAAATTGGTGGTATTGCCGATACCGTCTATCTTGTTGTTGGTGGTCAGATTTTAAATTTAACTCAACTAGGACAACCATTAAAATAA
- a CDS encoding putative glycosyl transferase: MITSAKLGKSFRSQQTDKRKNFITATPDIQPTRIIMLGPSLQEQGGMGAVSNLIIESATPEIKFQHISTWNGARMTKLESLRVFCLAIAKLSWLLLQQKVDLLHLHLSERGSAWRNSVLVLIALLFNKPVILHAHGAEFHTFHAQLKPILRKFLNWILQKSTYLIVLSESWKRFYISHCQIPEQKVVVLHNPVDFPQNLPTKAPDEEFKLLFLGKINQRKGIYDLLKAIALIKTELSHKIKLIIAGSGEINETLDLAKKLGIEEKVDFYGWINREQRNQLLAQTDLFLLPSYNEGLPMALLEAMSWAIPVISTPVGGIGEVIVHTETGWLVEPGNSQQIKTAIEFLLENLDLREKISQAGRNKVAAFSIQKYSISLSKLYKDAIKICKN, from the coding sequence ATGATTACATCTGCAAAACTAGGAAAATCTTTTCGTAGTCAACAAACAGACAAACGAAAAAATTTCATAACTGCTACCCCAGACATACAACCGACTAGGATAATTATGTTAGGTCCTAGTCTTCAAGAGCAAGGGGGAATGGGTGCTGTATCTAATTTAATTATAGAGTCAGCTACTCCAGAAATAAAATTTCAACATATTAGTACTTGGAATGGCGCTCGCATGACCAAGTTAGAATCGTTAAGGGTATTTTGTTTAGCTATAGCGAAATTAAGTTGGCTACTTCTACAACAAAAAGTAGACTTGCTTCATCTTCATTTGTCAGAAAGAGGTAGTGCTTGGCGTAATTCAGTTTTGGTTTTAATTGCTTTGTTATTTAACAAACCAGTGATTCTTCATGCTCATGGAGCCGAGTTTCATACTTTTCATGCTCAACTTAAACCTATTCTCCGAAAATTTCTTAATTGGATTTTACAAAAAAGTACTTATTTAATTGTTTTGTCTGAAAGCTGGAAAAGATTTTATATTTCTCATTGTCAGATCCCAGAACAAAAAGTAGTCGTACTTCATAATCCTGTAGATTTTCCGCAAAATCTGCCTACCAAAGCTCCCGATGAGGAGTTTAAATTATTGTTTCTAGGTAAAATTAATCAACGTAAAGGAATCTACGATCTACTTAAGGCGATCGCTTTAATTAAAACAGAATTAAGTCACAAAATAAAATTAATTATTGCAGGTAGTGGCGAGATTAATGAGACTCTAGACTTAGCTAAAAAGTTGGGAATTGAAGAGAAAGTCGATTTTTATGGTTGGATAAATCGCGAACAACGTAATCAATTGTTAGCCCAAACAGATTTATTTTTGTTACCTTCTTACAATGAAGGTTTACCAATGGCATTATTAGAAGCTATGAGTTGGGCGATACCAGTAATTAGCACACCAGTAGGTGGAATTGGAGAAGTTATCGTTCATACTGAAACAGGTTGGTTAGTCGAACCAGGTAATAGCCAACAAATTAAAACAGCTATTGAATTTCTTCTAGAAAATCTAGATTTAAGAGAAAAGATTAGTCAGGCAGGTAGAAATAAAGTTGCTGCATTTAGCATTCAAAAATATAGTATTTCTTTATCGAAACTTTACAAAGATGCGATAAAAATATGCAAGAATTAG
- a CDS encoding putative alpha-glucanotransferase — MASSIEFKLFAPYNEKATISGSFKDWEEIPMTKTEDGYFRTTIELEDGIYQYKFRLQSKSWFLEPNQWVYISDPYATEIDNATQNTVIRIKEGKRIVDDYIWQDHDQLLPNNDELIIYELFVSGFSGGEGDGKKRGNFQDLIEKLDYLCELGINAIELLPVQEYPGDDNWGYTPRYFFAIESSYGKSEDLKCLIDECHSRGIRVIMDSILNHSDADSPLTQIDYDYWFHHSARDPDNSWGPEFNYEHYDENLDVKPAWQFSGDAVHFWVEEYRIDGIRYDAARQIANYDFMSWIAEQAKKAASMKPFFNIAEHIPETPDLVGFDRPMDSCWHESFYQQVLKHICGDHFDLEALKEVLDCRRQGYPDGSNVINYLTNHDRKYPMADLGDRGIFEAEAFKRAKLGAVLLMTTPGIPMIWMGSEFGEFQLQREAKIDWTLLANELNQNLFDYYKGLIALRKSNHALRTSNIDFFWEDSENKVLAYNRWNDEGSRVVVVTNFSDNFLEDYQLPRFPATGTWHEWTTNYDLEAEEAGLKLNLGGYEAQVFVK; from the coding sequence ATGGCTAGCTCAATTGAATTTAAATTATTTGCTCCCTATAACGAAAAAGCAACCATTAGCGGTAGTTTTAAGGACTGGGAAGAAATACCGATGACAAAAACAGAGGATGGTTATTTTCGCACCACAATTGAGTTAGAAGATGGGATTTATCAGTATAAATTTCGCTTGCAATCAAAATCTTGGTTTTTAGAACCGAATCAATGGGTATATATCAGCGATCCTTACGCTACAGAAATTGATAATGCTACGCAAAATACAGTAATCCGAATTAAAGAAGGTAAACGAATTGTTGATGATTATATTTGGCAAGATCATGACCAACTTTTACCTAATAATGATGAGTTAATTATTTACGAATTATTTGTATCGGGTTTTTCGGGAGGAGAAGGAGACGGGAAGAAACGAGGTAATTTCCAAGATCTGATTGAAAAGTTAGATTATTTGTGTGAACTTGGTATCAATGCTATTGAATTACTTCCTGTTCAAGAATATCCAGGAGATGATAATTGGGGTTATACACCCCGTTATTTTTTTGCCATTGAGTCGAGTTATGGGAAGAGTGAAGATTTAAAGTGTCTCATTGATGAATGTCATTCGAGGGGTATTCGAGTGATTATGGACAGCATTTTAAATCATTCAGATGCAGATAGTCCTCTAACTCAAATTGATTATGACTACTGGTTTCATCATTCAGCACGAGATCCTGATAATAGTTGGGGTCCAGAATTTAATTACGAACATTATGACGAAAATTTAGATGTTAAACCCGCCTGGCAATTTAGCGGTGATGCCGTGCATTTTTGGGTTGAGGAATATCGCATTGATGGAATTCGCTACGATGCAGCTAGACAAATTGCCAACTATGACTTCATGAGTTGGATTGCCGAACAAGCAAAGAAAGCTGCTTCCATGAAGCCATTTTTTAACATTGCCGAACATATTCCAGAAACTCCCGATTTAGTTGGTTTTGATCGACCAATGGATAGTTGCTGGCATGAAAGTTTTTATCAACAAGTTTTAAAACACATTTGTGGTGATCATTTCGATCTTGAAGCGTTAAAAGAGGTTTTGGATTGTCGCAGACAAGGTTATCCTGATGGAAGCAATGTAATTAATTATTTGACTAATCACGATCGCAAGTATCCGATGGCAGATTTAGGCGATCGCGGAATTTTTGAAGCAGAAGCCTTTAAACGAGCTAAACTCGGTGCGGTTCTACTCATGACTACGCCAGGAATACCGATGATTTGGATGGGTAGTGAATTTGGTGAATTTCAACTTCAAAGAGAAGCTAAAATTGATTGGACACTACTAGCAAACGAACTGAATCAAAATTTATTTGATTATTACAAAGGTTTGATTGCTTTGCGTAAATCAAATCATGCTCTTCGTACCAGCAATATTGATTTTTTCTGGGAAGATTCGGAAAATAAAGTGTTAGCCTACAATCGTTGGAATGATGAAGGTTCTCGTGTAGTTGTCGTGACTAATTTTTCTGATAATTTTTTAGAAGATTATCAACTTCCTCGTTTTCCTGCTACTGGTACTTGGCACGAATGGACAACAAATTACGATTTAGAAGCTGAAGAAGCTGGGTTAAAACTAAATTTGGGAGGATACGAAGCTCAAGTTTTTGTGAAATAG
- a CDS encoding metallophosphoesterase, whose translation MKKKSLIWLNLTILLIFLTIAVMTNSLEASTVQQNSSISLLSDPFLQLPTKNSVRVVWFTDFLGEEHQVVYGKKLESTVTADTNKLSRVREDENSQLSQTYLQPTIRNIWRHEAIIPNLTSKQRLPYQVISVKEGKKIHSKVFTLTTAPQSGTPLKILLTSDHQLMPMTAANLQKVEETIGRVDAVFLAGDLVNIPDRASEWFDDKRGGAFFPCLQGRASYELEYNGTKTVYRGGEIIQHAPLFTAIGNHEVMGRYSQTQSLKQQFGDAVPRFVAEKSYQQLVQQINPKQDPQVHSAWIKANSFNTDTYEEIFTLPQSINGGKKYYAVTFGDIRLVVLYITNIWRSPELNPDIKGRYQEREADLEHPEQWGYGQHIFEPITPDSQQYQWLKQELQSEAFQQAKYKIVMFHHPPHTLGGNIVPPYTNPFPRIKRTETGQIKSIRYEYPPEQDYIIRDVMPLLKSAKVQLVFYGHSHLWNRFVSSTGINFLESSNVGNSYGAHLEDNKRPVPKDNPNLVYAETGDPNGLEPIMPTLAPLQDKQGNNLPYLASNEITSFSILDTKTGIISSYRYDTRQPNSRVIKFDQFALIQ comes from the coding sequence ATGAAAAAAAAAAGTTTAATCTGGTTGAATTTAACTATATTATTAATATTTTTAACAATTGCAGTTATGACTAATTCGCTCGAAGCATCAACTGTACAGCAAAACTCATCAATTTCTTTATTAAGCGATCCTTTTTTACAACTACCTACTAAAAATTCTGTCAGAGTAGTTTGGTTTACAGACTTTCTAGGTGAAGAACATCAAGTAGTTTATGGTAAAAAATTAGAGTCTACAGTTACCGCAGATACAAATAAACTCAGTCGAGTTCGAGAAGACGAAAATTCGCAATTATCCCAAACTTATTTACAGCCAACCATTAGAAATATCTGGCGACACGAAGCAATTATTCCTAATCTAACTTCTAAGCAACGACTTCCTTATCAAGTGATCAGTGTTAAAGAAGGAAAAAAAATCCACAGCAAAGTTTTTACTCTTACTACTGCACCTCAATCGGGGACACCATTAAAAATTTTACTAACCTCCGATCATCAACTGATGCCTATGACCGCAGCTAATTTACAAAAAGTAGAAGAAACTATTGGCAGAGTCGATGCAGTTTTTTTAGCAGGAGATTTAGTTAATATACCAGACCGTGCTTCTGAATGGTTTGATGACAAGCGAGGTGGTGCATTTTTTCCCTGTTTGCAAGGACGTGCTAGTTATGAACTAGAATACAACGGAACTAAAACAGTTTATCGAGGCGGTGAAATAATTCAACACGCTCCTTTATTTACTGCGATCGGTAATCATGAAGTTATGGGAAGATATTCTCAAACTCAATCTCTTAAACAACAGTTTGGTGATGCTGTTCCTAGGTTTGTTGCCGAAAAATCATATCAACAATTAGTTCAACAAATTAATCCGAAACAAGATCCACAAGTACACAGTGCATGGATCAAAGCTAATTCTTTTAACACCGATACTTACGAAGAAATTTTTACTCTTCCTCAAAGTATTAATGGTGGTAAAAAATATTATGCCGTGACTTTTGGTGATATTCGTTTAGTTGTATTATACATCACTAATATATGGCGATCGCCCGAACTTAACCCTGATATTAAAGGAAGATATCAAGAAAGAGAAGCAGATTTAGAGCATCCCGAACAATGGGGTTATGGACAACATATTTTTGAACCAATTACGCCCGATAGTCAACAATATCAATGGCTAAAACAAGAATTACAAAGTGAAGCTTTTCAACAAGCAAAATATAAAATTGTCATGTTTCACCATCCTCCCCATACCCTAGGTGGTAATATTGTCCCTCCTTATACTAATCCTTTTCCTCGTATAAAACGAACTGAAACTGGTCAGATTAAATCTATTCGTTACGAATATCCTCCAGAACAAGATTATATTATTAGGGATGTCATGCCTTTATTAAAATCAGCCAAAGTCCAATTAGTCTTTTATGGACATTCTCATCTGTGGAATCGCTTTGTCAGTTCCACAGGAATAAATTTTTTAGAATCTTCTAATGTTGGTAATAGTTACGGAGCGCATTTAGAAGATAATAAACGACCAGTACCCAAAGATAACCCTAATCTTGTCTATGCTGAAACAGGCGATCCCAATGGCTTAGAACCAATTATGCCTACCTTAGCACCACTTCAAGACAAACAAGGAAACAACTTACCCTATCTCGCCAGTAATGAAATTACCAGTTTCAGTATTCTGGATACCAAAACAGGCATAATTAGTAGTTATCGCTACGATACTCGTCAGCCTAACTCCCGAGTAATTAAATTTGATCAGTTCGCACTGATTCAATAA
- a CDS encoding thiamine-phosphate pyrophosphorylase, protein MQRAIYRILDTNLDRAREGLRIIEEWCRLGLNNAQLAEECKNMRQELAKWHTVQLRQARDTPGDVGTELTHPQEETRDDIEHLLRANLCRTQEALRVIEEYSKLYKPQMGITAKQMRYQIYTLESKLLTNRRRQQLENANLYLVTSASEQILAVVDAALQAGLTLVQYREKTADDTLRLAQAQQLCQLCHQYGALFLVNDRVDLALAVNADGVHLGQQDLPIALAREILGSQKIIGCSTTNPEEMATAIAEGADYIGVGPVYETPTKPNKTAAGFDYLRYAATNSTIPWFAIGGIDLNNLNEVLLTGAQRVAVVRAIMQAEQPGMITRQFLAQLGRQQRLLDLGTKLI, encoded by the coding sequence ATGCAAAGAGCTATCTATCGAATTCTTGATACTAATTTAGACCGAGCTAGAGAAGGATTACGAATCATTGAAGAATGGTGTCGTTTAGGATTAAACAATGCGCAATTGGCAGAAGAATGCAAAAATATGCGACAAGAGCTTGCCAAATGGCATACAGTTCAATTGCGCCAAGCTAGAGATACTCCTGGAGATGTAGGAACTGAGTTAACTCATCCTCAAGAAGAAACTCGTGATGATATTGAACATCTGCTACGAGCTAATCTTTGTAGAACTCAAGAAGCATTAAGAGTAATTGAGGAATATAGTAAGCTCTACAAACCGCAGATGGGTATAACTGCTAAACAGATGCGATATCAAATTTATACTTTAGAAAGTAAATTATTAACTAATCGTCGTCGTCAACAACTTGAAAATGCCAATCTGTATTTAGTTACTTCTGCTTCAGAGCAAATTTTGGCAGTAGTCGATGCAGCACTGCAAGCAGGATTGACTTTAGTTCAGTATCGAGAAAAAACGGCTGATGATACTTTGCGATTGGCTCAAGCTCAACAATTGTGTCAATTATGTCATCAGTATGGAGCGTTATTTCTAGTTAACGATCGCGTCGATTTAGCTTTGGCGGTCAATGCTGATGGAGTTCATTTAGGACAACAGGATCTACCTATTGCTTTAGCTAGAGAAATTTTAGGTTCTCAAAAAATTATCGGTTGCTCGACAACTAATCCCGAAGAAATGGCTACAGCGATCGCAGAAGGAGCAGATTATATTGGTGTAGGACCTGTCTACGAAACTCCGACTAAACCGAATAAAACCGCAGCAGGTTTCGATTATCTTCGTTATGCTGCAACTAATTCGACTATTCCCTGGTTTGCGATTGGGGGAATTGATTTAAATAATCTCAATGAGGTTTTACTGACTGGAGCGCAACGAGTGGCAGTAGTTCGCGCTATCATGCAAGCAGAACAACCTGGTATGATTACTCGACAATTTCTCGCTCAGCTAGGTAGACAGCAAAGGCTTCTAGACCTAGGCACCAAATTGATTTAA
- a CDS encoding glycosyl transferase family protein, with protein MTYSTKKVPVSVLIPAKNEELNLPACLESVAQADEIFIVDSQSDDRSSEIAETYGAKVVQFNFNGRWPKKKNWALENLPFRNDWVLIVDCDERITPELWTEIATVIETSECDGYYLNRKVFFLGKWIRYGGKYPDWNLRLFKHRLGRYENLSTEDIPNTGDNEVHEHVILQGKVGYLKEDMLHIDFRDIYQWLARHNRYSNWEARVYYNLLTGKNESGTIGANLFGDAVQRKRFLKKIWVRLPFKPTLRFILFYIIRLGFLDGLPGYIYARLLSQYEYQIGVKLYELQKFGGKLNRASNSSKLPTLESSPVKTVQL; from the coding sequence ATGACCTATTCAACGAAAAAAGTTCCTGTCTCAGTTTTAATTCCTGCCAAAAACGAGGAACTCAATTTACCAGCTTGTTTAGAAAGTGTAGCTCAAGCTGACGAAATTTTTATTGTTGACTCTCAAAGTGACGATAGATCGAGTGAAATTGCCGAAACTTATGGAGCAAAAGTAGTTCAATTTAATTTTAATGGTCGTTGGCCGAAAAAGAAAAACTGGGCTTTAGAAAACTTACCTTTTCGTAATGATTGGGTTTTAATTGTAGATTGTGATGAAAGAATTACTCCTGAATTATGGACAGAAATAGCAACAGTAATTGAAACTTCTGAATGCGATGGTTATTATTTAAATCGCAAGGTATTTTTCTTGGGTAAATGGATTAGATATGGTGGTAAATATCCTGATTGGAATTTACGCTTATTTAAACATCGATTAGGTCGCTACGAAAACCTGAGTACCGAAGATATTCCTAATACTGGAGATAATGAAGTTCACGAACACGTAATTTTACAAGGAAAAGTTGGTTATCTCAAAGAAGATATGTTGCATATTGACTTCCGAGATATTTATCAATGGTTAGCTAGACATAATCGCTATTCTAATTGGGAAGCAAGGGTTTATTACAATTTACTGACAGGCAAAAATGAAAGCGGAACAATTGGTGCAAATTTATTTGGTGATGCTGTTCAACGGAAACGTTTTTTGAAAAAAATTTGGGTAAGATTACCTTTTAAACCTACATTAAGATTTATTCTTTTTTATATAATTCGTTTGGGTTTTCTTGACGGATTACCAGGCTATATTTATGCTCGTTTATTGAGTCAATACGAATATCAAATAGGCGTAAAACTTTACGAACTGCAAAAATTTGGTGGGAAGCTTAATCGTGCTTCTAATTCATCAAAATTACCTACTCTAGAATCTTCTCCTGTAAAAACAGTCCAACTCTAA
- a CDS encoding putative protein involved in exopolysaccharide biosynthesis produces MKANHYSEIKAIPQNFAIDEAEEGRLNLIAIRDTILRQIHVIGGITVIISSLALYQALRRVPNYQAGFEILSEPVTIETKVTSQSRETTEAVTADKLDEVQIKTLKSPQLIQEIIDKLSHKYPNLNYSSIISSLELKTTNTELTTLAVSYKDTDKEQVKDVLNTISEVYLTYSLLKRQSGVNRGLEFLNQQIPVIQTKIDGLNQQLDQLRTEYNLIDPKIQAVQLSQRLDNLLNQELQYKTQLEKTHKLADIATKELNQQATTSTMAMQLGTSRYNALLGDLKAIDQKIAQQSAIFSEQNPQIQTLQEQRKKIIALIDQEKAVIQQKINNQIELQLNQQKDNREEIVNVEQNLQEWSEVTRKFEKINRQMAITEKQLNQLLVQRESLRLEASQKEAPWRLLTPPGEPQTDAASTANYVVLGTLLGLLIGTGAALIIDKYQNLVYNANQLREITTLPILGIIPFDRSNKKLSFKKLIKLIQPSDSQEQESGIQVYNRNSAPENLLSSSVEAFRFFGANLGLFEDNNGINSLLVTSAVSGEGKSTVVLNLAKVAAAMGTRVLVVDADMRSPSKLTTSMALTSNQGLSDLLLSDDLDLNVHCVIQKSSLEENLFILSSGNINNNIDTSKLLASAKMRDLMEELKQHFELVIYDVSSIVDYADVNLLANKTDGVVLVTALGKLQTLKFKEAINQLTISKTPILGILINKITAKV; encoded by the coding sequence ATGAAAGCTAATCACTATTCTGAAATTAAAGCAATTCCTCAAAATTTTGCAATCGATGAAGCAGAAGAAGGCAGATTAAACTTAATTGCCATAAGAGATACAATTTTACGTCAAATTCATGTTATAGGAGGAATTACAGTTATTATATCTTCATTAGCTTTATATCAAGCTTTAAGACGGGTTCCTAACTATCAAGCTGGTTTTGAAATCCTTTCTGAACCAGTAACCATTGAAACAAAAGTAACTTCTCAGTCTAGAGAAACTACTGAAGCAGTTACTGCTGATAAGTTAGATGAAGTACAAATAAAAACCTTAAAAAGTCCACAATTAATTCAAGAGATAATTGATAAACTTAGTCATAAATATCCTAACCTTAACTATAGTTCTATAATTAGTAGCCTTGAGCTTAAAACAACGAATACAGAACTAACAACTTTAGCAGTTTCTTATAAAGATACTGATAAAGAACAAGTAAAAGATGTACTTAATACAATTAGTGAAGTTTATTTAACTTATAGTTTATTAAAAAGACAATCTGGCGTTAATAGAGGTCTTGAATTTTTAAATCAGCAAATTCCTGTCATACAAACTAAAATTGATGGACTCAATCAGCAATTAGATCAGCTTAGAACAGAATATAATCTTATTGACCCAAAAATTCAGGCAGTTCAATTATCTCAAAGACTAGATAATTTGCTCAACCAAGAACTTCAATATAAAACTCAATTAGAAAAAACTCACAAGCTAGCTGATATCGCTACAAAAGAACTTAATCAACAAGCTACAACATCAACTATGGCAATGCAACTAGGGACTTCGCGTTATAACGCTTTACTTGGAGATTTAAAAGCAATAGATCAAAAAATTGCCCAACAATCAGCTATTTTTTCAGAACAAAATCCTCAAATCCAAACATTACAAGAACAAAGAAAAAAAATAATTGCTCTAATCGATCAAGAAAAAGCAGTTATCCAACAGAAAATTAATAATCAAATTGAGTTGCAACTAAATCAACAAAAAGATAATCGGGAAGAGATAGTAAATGTAGAACAAAATCTTCAAGAATGGTCAGAAGTTACGCGAAAATTCGAGAAGATTAATCGACAAATGGCAATTACAGAAAAACAGCTTAACCAGCTTTTGGTTCAAAGAGAATCTTTACGACTTGAAGCCTCGCAAAAAGAAGCACCTTGGAGATTACTTACTCCTCCAGGAGAACCCCAAACTGATGCTGCTAGCACTGCTAATTATGTAGTTTTGGGTACGCTGTTAGGTTTGTTGATTGGTACAGGTGCAGCTTTAATTATAGATAAATACCAGAACTTAGTTTATAATGCTAATCAACTTAGAGAGATTACTACTCTACCAATTTTAGGCATTATTCCCTTTGATCGCTCTAATAAAAAGTTATCTTTTAAAAAATTAATTAAGTTAATACAGCCTTCAGACTCTCAAGAACAAGAGTCAGGAATTCAAGTTTATAATAGAAATTCTGCTCCAGAGAATTTACTGTCTTCATCTGTAGAAGCTTTTCGTTTTTTTGGAGCCAATTTAGGTTTATTTGAAGATAATAATGGTATTAATTCTTTACTTGTTACTTCTGCAGTATCTGGTGAAGGAAAATCTACTGTAGTTCTCAATTTAGCTAAGGTGGCTGCTGCAATGGGAACTAGAGTTTTAGTTGTTGATGCTGATATGCGTAGTCCAAGTAAATTGACTACCAGTATGGCGTTAACCTCAAATCAAGGTCTGAGTGATCTTTTGTTATCTGACGATTTAGATTTAAATGTTCATTGTGTTATTCAAAAATCTTCTTTAGAGGAAAATTTATTTATTTTGTCTTCTGGTAATATAAACAATAATATTGATACTAGTAAATTACTAGCTTCTGCAAAAATGCGAGATTTAATGGAAGAATTAAAACAGCATTTTGAGTTAGTGATTTATGATGTTTCTTCTATTGTTGATTATGCTGATGTAAATTTATTAGCTAATAAAACTGATGGAGTAGTTTTAGTAACTGCTTTGGGTAAATTACAAACATTAAAATTTAAAGAAGCTATTAATCAACTTACTATATCTAAAACACCAATTTTAGGAATATTAATTAATAAAATAACTGCTAAAGTTTAG
- a CDS encoding signal transduction histidine kinase, whose protein sequence is MNRETRTSMGTSNVYRRAVGVFTRREDVENALRTLKENGFNMDDVSLLARNLEGVEGADEVSQGNEAAEGAGIGATTGTVLGGIGGFLVGAGVLAIPGVGPVLAAGVGISEIAATLAGAGIGAATGGIIGALVGLGIPEDRARVYQDRIKAGDYLLMVTGTEDQVRRAASILRDRRIQEFEIYDAPDLYKSRNQTATANPNVPPTTTGKVISGEEFIGESSQTAPRQNLTNKQVVAEPNQAVSRQNITEKPVVTEPSQSVSRQNVTEKIDLDNDGEAEVIIVDKVDK, encoded by the coding sequence ATGAATAGAGAAACTAGAACAAGTATGGGAACGTCCAATGTCTATAGACGAGCCGTTGGTGTTTTTACCAGAAGAGAAGATGTCGAAAACGCCCTACGCACTCTAAAAGAAAACGGATTTAATATGGATGATGTCTCGCTGCTAGCACGAAATCTTGAAGGGGTTGAAGGAGCAGACGAAGTTAGTCAAGGCAATGAAGCTGCCGAAGGTGCAGGTATTGGTGCAACTACTGGGACTGTTTTAGGTGGTATTGGTGGATTTTTAGTAGGAGCAGGAGTTTTAGCTATTCCTGGTGTTGGACCAGTCCTAGCTGCTGGAGTAGGAATTTCAGAAATTGCAGCTACTCTAGCTGGTGCAGGTATTGGGGCAGCGACTGGTGGTATTATTGGTGCTTTAGTGGGATTAGGTATTCCTGAAGATAGAGCTAGAGTATATCAAGACCGAATTAAAGCTGGTGACTATTTACTCATGGTGACTGGTACTGAAGATCAAGTCAGAAGAGCAGCTTCGATTTTACGCGATCGCCGTATTCAGGAGTTTGAGATTTATGATGCTCCCGATCTCTACAAATCAAGAAATCAAACTGCAACCGCAAATCCAAATGTTCCGCCTACTACTACTGGAAAAGTGATAAGTGGAGAAGAATTTATTGGTGAATCTAGTCAGACAGCACCTAGACAAAATTTGACTAACAAACAAGTCGTTGCTGAACCTAATCAAGCAGTATCAAGACAAAATATAACTGAAAAACCAGTTGTAACCGAACCTAGTCAATCAGTATCAAGACAAAATGTAACTGAAAAAATCGATCTTGATAATGATGGTGAAGCAGAAGTAATTATTGTGGATAAAGTCGATAAATAA
- a CDS encoding transferase hexapeptide repeat containing protein, with the protein MEVIPDYEVQPLVDLRKYDQSKFERGRPGWYVMLWWLVQAVVFPLSPHNLNSLRCWLLRLFGASIGKGVLIRPTARFTYPWKVAIADYSWIGDDVVFYSIDRIEIGSHCVISQKSYLCTGSHNIQDRAFSLITAPIVIENGVWLATDCFVGCGVTIGANTVVGARSSVFRDLPAQQVAWGSPCRPHYRREVTK; encoded by the coding sequence ATGGAAGTAATTCCTGATTATGAAGTTCAACCTCTAGTTGACTTAAGAAAATACGACCAATCTAAGTTTGAACGCGGACGACCAGGCTGGTATGTTATGCTCTGGTGGTTAGTACAGGCAGTTGTTTTTCCGTTAAGTCCTCACAATCTTAATAGTTTACGCTGCTGGTTATTGCGTTTATTTGGTGCATCAATTGGTAAGGGAGTATTGATTCGTCCCACTGCTCGTTTTACTTATCCTTGGAAAGTTGCGATCGCAGATTACTCTTGGATTGGAGATGATGTAGTTTTTTATAGCATTGATCGGATTGAAATTGGTTCTCATTGTGTGATTTCCCAAAAATCCTATCTTTGTACTGGTAGTCATAATATCCAGGATCGAGCTTTTAGTTTGATTACTGCACCCATTGTTATTGAAAATGGAGTTTGGCTCGCTACAGATTGTTTTGTTGGTTGTGGAGTAACCATTGGAGCTAATACTGTAGTTGGAGCCAGAAGCAGTGTGTTTCGAGATTTGCCTGCTCAACAAGTAGCTTGGGGTTCTCCTTGTCGTCCTCATTATCGTCGGGAAGTTACTAAATAA